A genomic window from Arvicola amphibius chromosome 5, mArvAmp1.2, whole genome shotgun sequence includes:
- the Stx16 gene encoding syntaxin-16 isoform X4 — protein sequence MATRRLTDAFLLLRNNSIQNRQLLAEQLADDRMALVSGISLDPEAAIGVTKRSPPKWVDGVDEVQYDVGRIKQKMKELASLHDKHLNRPTLDDSSEEEHAIEITTQEITQLFHRCQRAVQALPSQARRACSEQEERLLRNVVASLAQALQELSTSFRHAQSGYLKRMKNREERSQHFFDTSVPLMDDGDDAALYGQGFTDEQLVLVEQNTLMVEEREREIRQIVQSISDLSEIFRDLGAMIVEQGTVLDRIDYNVEQSCVKTEDGLKQLHKAEQYQKKNRKMLVILILVVIIVVLIVVLIGVKSR from the exons ATGGCCACCAGGCGTTTAACCGACGCTTTCTTGTTGTTGCGGAATAATTCCATCCAAAACCGGCAGCTGTTAGCCGAGCAA CTGGCTGATGACCGCATGGCACTGGTGTCAGGCATCAGCCTAGATCCAGAAGCAGCGATTGGTGTGACAAAGCGGTCACCTCCCAAATGGGTGGATGGAGTAGATGAA GTACAGTATGATGTTGGCCGCATAAAACAGAAGATGAAGGAGTTAGCCAGCCTTCATGACAAGCATCTGAACAGGCCCACCCTGGATGACAGCAGCGAGGAAGAGCATGCCATTGAGATAACCACCCAAGAGATCACACAG CTCTTCCATAGGTGCCAGCGTGCTGTGCAGGCCCTGCCCAGCCAGGCGAGAAGGGCTTGCTCTGAGCAGGAGGAGCGGCTACTGCGGAACGTGGTGGCCTCCCTGGCACAGGCCCTGCAGGAGCTGTCCACCAGCTTCCGGCATGCACAGTCCGGCTACCTGAAAC GCATGAAGAACCGAGAGGAGCGATCACAGCATTTCTTCGACACATCAGTGCCACTCATGGATGATGGAGACGATGCTGCCCTGTATGGTCAG GGTTTCACGGATGAGCAGCTGGTCCTGGTAGAGCAGAACACACTGATGGTGGAGGAGAGGGAGCGGGAGATCCGTCAGATCGTGCAGTCCATTTCCGACCTCAGTGAGATCTTCAGGGACTTGGGAGCCATGATTGTGGAGcag GGTACAGTCCTTGACAGAATTGACTATAATGTTGAACAGTCCTGTGTCAAGACTGAAGATGGCTTGAAACAGCTTCACAAG GCAGAGCAGTACCAAAAGAAGAACCGGAAGATGCTTGTGATCTTGATCCTGGTTGTCATCATCGTAGTCCTCATCGTGGTCCTCATCGGCGTAAAGTCTCGCTAG
- the Stx16 gene encoding syntaxin-16 isoform X3 produces the protein MATRRLTDAFLLLRNNSIQNRQLLAEQELDELADDRMALVSGISLDPEAAIGVTKRSPPKWVDGVDEVQYDVGRIKQKMKELASLHDKHLNRPTLDDSSEEEHAIEITTQEITQLFHRCQRAVQALPSQARRACSEQEERLLRNVVASLAQALQELSTSFRHAQSGYLKRMKNREERSQHFFDTSVPLMDDGDDAALYGQGFTDEQLVLVEQNTLMVEEREREIRQIVQSISDLSEIFRDLGAMIVEQGTVLDRIDYNVEQSCVKTEDGLKQLHKAEQYQKKNRKMLVILILVVIIVVLIVVLIGVKSR, from the exons ATGGCCACCAGGCGTTTAACCGACGCTTTCTTGTTGTTGCGGAATAATTCCATCCAAAACCGGCAGCTGTTAGCCGAGCAA GAGCTGGATGAG CTGGCTGATGACCGCATGGCACTGGTGTCAGGCATCAGCCTAGATCCAGAAGCAGCGATTGGTGTGACAAAGCGGTCACCTCCCAAATGGGTGGATGGAGTAGATGAA GTACAGTATGATGTTGGCCGCATAAAACAGAAGATGAAGGAGTTAGCCAGCCTTCATGACAAGCATCTGAACAGGCCCACCCTGGATGACAGCAGCGAGGAAGAGCATGCCATTGAGATAACCACCCAAGAGATCACACAG CTCTTCCATAGGTGCCAGCGTGCTGTGCAGGCCCTGCCCAGCCAGGCGAGAAGGGCTTGCTCTGAGCAGGAGGAGCGGCTACTGCGGAACGTGGTGGCCTCCCTGGCACAGGCCCTGCAGGAGCTGTCCACCAGCTTCCGGCATGCACAGTCCGGCTACCTGAAAC GCATGAAGAACCGAGAGGAGCGATCACAGCATTTCTTCGACACATCAGTGCCACTCATGGATGATGGAGACGATGCTGCCCTGTATGGTCAG GGTTTCACGGATGAGCAGCTGGTCCTGGTAGAGCAGAACACACTGATGGTGGAGGAGAGGGAGCGGGAGATCCGTCAGATCGTGCAGTCCATTTCCGACCTCAGTGAGATCTTCAGGGACTTGGGAGCCATGATTGTGGAGcag GGTACAGTCCTTGACAGAATTGACTATAATGTTGAACAGTCCTGTGTCAAGACTGAAGATGGCTTGAAACAGCTTCACAAG GCAGAGCAGTACCAAAAGAAGAACCGGAAGATGCTTGTGATCTTGATCCTGGTTGTCATCATCGTAGTCCTCATCGTGGTCCTCATCGGCGTAAAGTCTCGCTAG
- the Stx16 gene encoding syntaxin-16 isoform X1: protein MATRRLTDAFLLLRNNSIQNRQLLAEQVSSHTTSSPLHSRSIAAELDELADDRMALVSGISLDPEAAIGVTKRSPPKWVDGVDEVQYDVGRIKQKMKELASLHDKHLNRPTLDDSSEEEHAIEITTQEITQLFHRCQRAVQALPSQARRACSEQEERLLRNVVASLAQALQELSTSFRHAQSGYLKRMKNREERSQHFFDTSVPLMDDGDDAALYGQGFTDEQLVLVEQNTLMVEEREREIRQIVQSISDLSEIFRDLGAMIVEQGTVLDRIDYNVEQSCVKTEDGLKQLHKAEQYQKKNRKMLVILILVVIIVVLIVVLIGVKSR, encoded by the exons ATGGCCACCAGGCGTTTAACCGACGCTTTCTTGTTGTTGCGGAATAATTCCATCCAAAACCGGCAGCTGTTAGCCGAGCAAGTGAGTAGTCACACCACCTCCAGCCCTCTGCATTCACGTAGCATTGCTGCG GAGCTGGATGAG CTGGCTGATGACCGCATGGCACTGGTGTCAGGCATCAGCCTAGATCCAGAAGCAGCGATTGGTGTGACAAAGCGGTCACCTCCCAAATGGGTGGATGGAGTAGATGAA GTACAGTATGATGTTGGCCGCATAAAACAGAAGATGAAGGAGTTAGCCAGCCTTCATGACAAGCATCTGAACAGGCCCACCCTGGATGACAGCAGCGAGGAAGAGCATGCCATTGAGATAACCACCCAAGAGATCACACAG CTCTTCCATAGGTGCCAGCGTGCTGTGCAGGCCCTGCCCAGCCAGGCGAGAAGGGCTTGCTCTGAGCAGGAGGAGCGGCTACTGCGGAACGTGGTGGCCTCCCTGGCACAGGCCCTGCAGGAGCTGTCCACCAGCTTCCGGCATGCACAGTCCGGCTACCTGAAAC GCATGAAGAACCGAGAGGAGCGATCACAGCATTTCTTCGACACATCAGTGCCACTCATGGATGATGGAGACGATGCTGCCCTGTATGGTCAG GGTTTCACGGATGAGCAGCTGGTCCTGGTAGAGCAGAACACACTGATGGTGGAGGAGAGGGAGCGGGAGATCCGTCAGATCGTGCAGTCCATTTCCGACCTCAGTGAGATCTTCAGGGACTTGGGAGCCATGATTGTGGAGcag GGTACAGTCCTTGACAGAATTGACTATAATGTTGAACAGTCCTGTGTCAAGACTGAAGATGGCTTGAAACAGCTTCACAAG GCAGAGCAGTACCAAAAGAAGAACCGGAAGATGCTTGTGATCTTGATCCTGGTTGTCATCATCGTAGTCCTCATCGTGGTCCTCATCGGCGTAAAGTCTCGCTAG
- the Stx16 gene encoding syntaxin-16 isoform X5 produces the protein MALVSGISLDPEAAIGVTKRSPPKWVDGVDEVQYDVGRIKQKMKELASLHDKHLNRPTLDDSSEEEHAIEITTQEITQLFHRCQRAVQALPSQARRACSEQEERLLRNVVASLAQALQELSTSFRHAQSGYLKRMKNREERSQHFFDTSVPLMDDGDDAALYGQGFTDEQLVLVEQNTLMVEEREREIRQIVQSISDLSEIFRDLGAMIVEQGTVLDRIDYNVEQSCVKTEDGLKQLHKAEQYQKKNRKMLVILILVVIIVVLIVVLIGVKSR, from the exons ATGGCACTGGTGTCAGGCATCAGCCTAGATCCAGAAGCAGCGATTGGTGTGACAAAGCGGTCACCTCCCAAATGGGTGGATGGAGTAGATGAA GTACAGTATGATGTTGGCCGCATAAAACAGAAGATGAAGGAGTTAGCCAGCCTTCATGACAAGCATCTGAACAGGCCCACCCTGGATGACAGCAGCGAGGAAGAGCATGCCATTGAGATAACCACCCAAGAGATCACACAG CTCTTCCATAGGTGCCAGCGTGCTGTGCAGGCCCTGCCCAGCCAGGCGAGAAGGGCTTGCTCTGAGCAGGAGGAGCGGCTACTGCGGAACGTGGTGGCCTCCCTGGCACAGGCCCTGCAGGAGCTGTCCACCAGCTTCCGGCATGCACAGTCCGGCTACCTGAAAC GCATGAAGAACCGAGAGGAGCGATCACAGCATTTCTTCGACACATCAGTGCCACTCATGGATGATGGAGACGATGCTGCCCTGTATGGTCAG GGTTTCACGGATGAGCAGCTGGTCCTGGTAGAGCAGAACACACTGATGGTGGAGGAGAGGGAGCGGGAGATCCGTCAGATCGTGCAGTCCATTTCCGACCTCAGTGAGATCTTCAGGGACTTGGGAGCCATGATTGTGGAGcag GGTACAGTCCTTGACAGAATTGACTATAATGTTGAACAGTCCTGTGTCAAGACTGAAGATGGCTTGAAACAGCTTCACAAG GCAGAGCAGTACCAAAAGAAGAACCGGAAGATGCTTGTGATCTTGATCCTGGTTGTCATCATCGTAGTCCTCATCGTGGTCCTCATCGGCGTAAAGTCTCGCTAG
- the Stx16 gene encoding syntaxin-16 isoform X2 translates to MATRRLTDAFLLLRNNSIQNRQLLAEQVSSHTTSSPLHSRSIAALADDRMALVSGISLDPEAAIGVTKRSPPKWVDGVDEVQYDVGRIKQKMKELASLHDKHLNRPTLDDSSEEEHAIEITTQEITQLFHRCQRAVQALPSQARRACSEQEERLLRNVVASLAQALQELSTSFRHAQSGYLKRMKNREERSQHFFDTSVPLMDDGDDAALYGQGFTDEQLVLVEQNTLMVEEREREIRQIVQSISDLSEIFRDLGAMIVEQGTVLDRIDYNVEQSCVKTEDGLKQLHKAEQYQKKNRKMLVILILVVIIVVLIVVLIGVKSR, encoded by the exons ATGGCCACCAGGCGTTTAACCGACGCTTTCTTGTTGTTGCGGAATAATTCCATCCAAAACCGGCAGCTGTTAGCCGAGCAAGTGAGTAGTCACACCACCTCCAGCCCTCTGCATTCACGTAGCATTGCTGCG CTGGCTGATGACCGCATGGCACTGGTGTCAGGCATCAGCCTAGATCCAGAAGCAGCGATTGGTGTGACAAAGCGGTCACCTCCCAAATGGGTGGATGGAGTAGATGAA GTACAGTATGATGTTGGCCGCATAAAACAGAAGATGAAGGAGTTAGCCAGCCTTCATGACAAGCATCTGAACAGGCCCACCCTGGATGACAGCAGCGAGGAAGAGCATGCCATTGAGATAACCACCCAAGAGATCACACAG CTCTTCCATAGGTGCCAGCGTGCTGTGCAGGCCCTGCCCAGCCAGGCGAGAAGGGCTTGCTCTGAGCAGGAGGAGCGGCTACTGCGGAACGTGGTGGCCTCCCTGGCACAGGCCCTGCAGGAGCTGTCCACCAGCTTCCGGCATGCACAGTCCGGCTACCTGAAAC GCATGAAGAACCGAGAGGAGCGATCACAGCATTTCTTCGACACATCAGTGCCACTCATGGATGATGGAGACGATGCTGCCCTGTATGGTCAG GGTTTCACGGATGAGCAGCTGGTCCTGGTAGAGCAGAACACACTGATGGTGGAGGAGAGGGAGCGGGAGATCCGTCAGATCGTGCAGTCCATTTCCGACCTCAGTGAGATCTTCAGGGACTTGGGAGCCATGATTGTGGAGcag GGTACAGTCCTTGACAGAATTGACTATAATGTTGAACAGTCCTGTGTCAAGACTGAAGATGGCTTGAAACAGCTTCACAAG GCAGAGCAGTACCAAAAGAAGAACCGGAAGATGCTTGTGATCTTGATCCTGGTTGTCATCATCGTAGTCCTCATCGTGGTCCTCATCGGCGTAAAGTCTCGCTAG